In Colletotrichum destructivum chromosome 1, complete sequence, the sequence TCTAAGATCACACCAGCAGTGCGACGCAGGACCGTGACAGACCCGCAGTAGGTACGTACCGTCGTGGTCGTCCGAGTGTGGAGACCCCTGGACGTGCGCTCCACAACCCTCGCAAACCAACGCGCCCGGTGAGACCCAGCACCCAGGTCAGCCTCAAGGGTCTCTCCATATGCAAGGTATCCATTTCTCCAAAACCAACCTGCCTCTTCCACCTTTGTTGATACTCGACTTATCTCCTCTGCTATTACGTTGCTACTCTCCAACCAAGCATCGTAGCCATTTTGATTGCCTGTTTGGCCACGACTTCTACGCGGCTACAGCGCACCGGCCTCCAACGACATAAGATACCCTCCGTCCTCATTGTTTGCGACGGGCACATTCGACCTCGATACATTTCTAAACCACTCAATCGCCGCAGTCACCGACAAGGGACGCTTACACAATGGCGAAGGTTGCGACCGACTTTGAGCGCATCATCCAAGAAGGTAGGATCGCACTCGCCTCCACGCCCACCCCTCGAACCAGTCGCTCCGGGGGATCTTCGTTAACTCTATTGCAGGAcgagaaaggaagaagaacgagGCGCTGGCACAGAAGATCTTCTCCAAGGATAGACGGCAGAGCGCACCTACCAAGCTCAAGCCGGGCGCGGGTCCGTCGCTGGCGAGCAGAGTCGGCGTCAAGAAGGTACTGCTCTTTTCCACTTTCCCAGCTGCTTGCCTGCAAGCTACGAATACTGACATATCTCACCCTCTCGATTAGCAGCGCACCGCCTCTCTCGGTCCCAAGGCCCTCCCTGCGGGTAACATCGATGGCGACTGGACACACGACCTCCATGGGACCGtgaacggcggcggcaggggaCGGAATAATGGTGGCAACGCCGGTGCTGGCGGCCTCGCGTCGCGTATCTCGGCGCCCGGAGGTAGAACCGCGCCCGTTGGAGCTGTGGCGGCCAGACGAGGCGATAGACGCGCCGAGCAGAAGGCCGCCAAAGTCGCCACAGCGATTGAGCGCTCGGGTGGCATGCCAGACATCCAGATGACATTTTCCGCGCCCACCAACGCGCCGACCGGCCCTGCAGTGAAGAAGGGTCTTTCGATCCGTGGCCTGGCGGGCCCATTTGCGGTCATGGCCCAGAACTTCGCGCCGGGGACTACAGCAGCAGATATCGAGAGTGCGATGACGCCTGTCGGCGGGGAGATGCTGAGCTGTCGGATCATCAAGACCAGCCCGCTCATTGTGGCGGAGATGGTGTTTGCAACCAAGGAGGGTGGGGACGCCGTCATTGAAACGTTCAACAACCAAACGGTGTGTTTCTTCCCCGGCCCTGAAGTCTAATATAGGTCAAAACTTGTAGTGCTAACGGCTGGAAACTGCAGGCCGATGGACGGATCATCAAGGTATACCCCAAGCCCGGTGGCTACAAGGAACCCGTCACGACCAACGGCGCGCATCCTGTGAACGTccggtcgacgtcgaaccACATCATCGACGGCACGAACGGATTCCCCGAAGAGatggaggaagacgacggcggcctgtACAGCGATCGGATCGTTGGCAGCGGctacagcagcagcaccaaccGCAGAGGCCGCGGCTTCTACCGCGGTGGCCGCAGATGAAGTGAGGCAAGGGGGCTCCAGATGACACAATCATCAACAAAAAAGGGATATTCTACTTGGGGCGTTATAGAAGAGCGGGCTTGGGAAAGGTGGAACACCTAGGCGACTcatgtgtatgtgtgtataTGCTTTCTGGTTCTTCTTGGAACCGATCATGTCGGGGAGAAACCTCTTCTTGGGACCTTTCAATGGGTTTCCGAGCGCGTGGATATCTCGACCTCTTTtcgcttcttctcttttttggAAGCCTGTGTATCAATAGACCCCAAAACCCCGCGTTCCTGCTACCCGCCTACcggaggaaaagaagaaaaaacacCAATGTCGCCGTCACACATCCTGATCTCGCTACTAATGCTACTCATGTAGTTTTACTGACCGTCAAGGCAGAGATAAATGGACCACAGCGCGAACAACACCAGCGCGTTCGAAGTCGTGTGGGAAAGACATAGGGGTGACATATATTACAGATTTGGGTATTGTATATCGCGACAGGGCCGCGCCAGGCCTGATATGTTCCATGGTACATGGCTCCGATATCGTACATGATGTTGTTACATCTTGCGAGAGCTACTCAAGTATCTCACATGACATCTTCGCCACCTTTCAAGGGCGTGTTCTTCGTGACgagatcctcctccttctgctGATTCGGATCGGTGAACTCGACCACGAAGCGGTTGAGCTTGTTGCGCTTCTGCTTAagcgcctcgacggcctcctcgtcagcgAGCCTGTTCTCGTTGACGATCTTGTCGACGGCACTGATCATATTGCGGGCGATCTCGATCAGCTCCTTGACCGCAAACCCGTGCGTTTGCGATGTCTTGGACGAGGGCTTCCCTCCCGTCTTGGATTTCGTCTTCAACATCGCGTCCTTCGCCGAGGTGAAGGGCGCCCATATGTTATTGACTgtggcggcgagctgctcgccgtACGCGCGCCTCGcttcctcgaccttgccCGACTTGGCCACCTGGCGGAAGTGGAAATTGGACGACAAACCAACTTTGAGGTATATGTGAAGCGCGCGGACGTTGAGAGGCGTCGTCCCtttggaggcggcgacgtgcGCCGTCATCCTCTCCAGAACAGCGGTTGCATTTTCAAAGGCTTTCTGGTTCATCTTGTCGTTGACGCAAGCCGAAAGGGCACGGCGGTACATGATGGGCACCAGCATCTTGTCGGGCAGCTTCTGTACAaccttggcggcgtcgcggctCGATCCGTTGCGCTCATAGATGCGGAGGAGCTGGTTCCAGTTGTCCGAGTCAGGCTCAAGGCCATAATAGTAGACAAAGAGATTCCAGTACTGCACAGCCAACTTTGCCTGCCTATTTTGGAGGAGGGTGGTGAGAACGAGGGAGAGAGTGTTGGACCGCGGTATGGCGTAATTGatcctcggcttcgtcgatGGGACAGCCTTTTGTTGCGCGGAGCCGGCACTGCCAACGGCTGCGGCGATACCCTTCATACCTTCGTTCATGTGCAGCGCGTGGTCCTTGGCGGGGTTCTTGCAGGCCAGATCGCGGACGCTCATGGTCTCCTCGAGCAGGGGTATGATATTGGCCTGATCTTTCTTGTCGCCAAGTAGCAGCACGCGGGCCATGGCGCagacgaggtcctcgtcgagttCTAGCGTGCCTTTACGCCAGTTGCGCATGACCTCCTCCCATATGGCCTTGCACCGCTTGACCATCTGCGCCATCGCGTCGAGGGTCTCCTGGAGGGACCGATTTTTTTGCTTCTCGGGGTTCTCCGCCTCGAACCGCAGGGCGTTGATAATGGTCGTATACGTATACGCCGTGGTCTTGCGGCCGGCACGGGCGTCGGCTGTATCGGCGAT encodes:
- a CDS encoding Putative tetratricopeptide-like helical domain superfamily; its protein translation is MLSCKACLRRAIQPLSTKASFVETSATVSTLQHGLPAHLQFQQRSQTTVSRAAFMKEARRSHGDLDNADDVVEKNRKRKMEWAVDQHLKYMDDPFNIAQHVEATLKKGRFDEALLLVQRSSKDKQVAVAWNHLIEYKVRDKSVNAAIKLFNDMKKRGQLPNDRTYTILLTGCAKSLDPKAAVPKAVAIYNSLLKENSAVRANSFHLNAVLQVCGRAGDVDAMFSIADTADARAGRKTTAYTYTTIINALRFEAENPEKQKNRSLQETLDAMAQMVKRCKAIWEEVMRNWRKGTLELDEDLVCAMARVLLLGDKKDQANIIPLLEETMSVRDLACKNPAKDHALHMNEGMKGIAAAVGSAGSAQQKAVPSTKPRINYAIPRSNTLSLVLTTLLQNRQAKLAVQYWNLFVYYYGLEPDSDNWNQLLRIYERNGSSRDAAKVVQKLPDKMLVPIMYRRALSACVNDKMNQKAFENATAVLERMTAHVAASKGTTPLNVRALHIYLKVGLSSNFHFRQVAKSGKVEEARRAYGEQLAATVNNIWAPFTSAKDAMLKTKSKTGGKPSSKTSQTHGFAVKELIEIARNMISAVDKIVNENRLADEEAVEALKQKRNKLNRFVVEFTDPNQQKEEDLVTKNTPLKGGEDVM
- a CDS encoding Putative RNA-binding domain superfamily, whose amino-acid sequence is MAKVATDFERIIQEGRERKKNEALAQKIFSKDRRQSAPTKLKPGAGPSLASRVGVKKQRTASLGPKALPAGNIDGDWTHDLHGTVNGGGRGRNNGGNAGAGGLASRISAPGGRTAPVGAVAARRGDRRAEQKAAKVATAIERSGGMPDIQMTFSAPTNAPTGPAVKKGLSIRGLAGPFAVMAQNFAPGTTAADIESAMTPVGGEMLSCRIIKTSPLIVAEMVFATKEGGDAVIETFNNQTADGRIIKVYPKPGGYKEPVTTNGAHPVNVRSTSNHIIDGTNGFPEEMEEDDGGLYSDRIVGSGYSSSTNRRGRGFYRGGRR